The Thermococcus thermotolerans genome contains a region encoding:
- the nurA gene encoding DNA double-strand break repair nuclease NurA, translating to MGYRLIDRKSVDRIKRMLQRGYAEAQEKLKTIEWRELPERRGSRVYAIDGSQGKQRLSGTIFYAVSSYAFGNGPAYRLVYTNAMLYNQGISDQIIRLQMETLENKLGYLAAKIGNVDYVMMDGTLTGSLTRPPVYPESVKGLTTIENALGRKTLEELIEEFIGMLDEHYIELEGKLREKGKINGGVILADERLSEFEEFYNSMEGYRVRDFAGTTPRGLKISGRTIDEYLKGERSAEEIFRELLSEYGEERELSLDDARNAVHVVLGYLEYLYSLEKLLGSGQFDLVYVAKSFYNRKLTQKLGIDIVDVPYLDAYLRKTYGEERAGYYVITQGGKAISHRMPKVLRKRFPKVEHFIENGVPMAYIRTMKGGVIYLLQSNRKIDDDLLAEILWHERNGYFRPLQRAHEGVKIEKKAFEAELKALLNIIKAESPELRVFLKYGRSPLE from the coding sequence ATGGGATACAGACTCATAGACAGGAAAAGCGTTGACAGGATAAAACGGATGCTCCAGAGGGGCTACGCCGAGGCGCAGGAAAAGCTGAAAACCATAGAGTGGCGTGAGCTGCCGGAGAGGAGAGGGAGCCGGGTCTACGCCATCGATGGGAGCCAGGGAAAGCAGAGGCTCAGCGGGACGATCTTCTACGCTGTCTCAAGTTACGCCTTCGGCAACGGGCCGGCGTACAGGCTGGTTTACACCAACGCCATGTTATATAACCAGGGTATATCCGACCAGATAATCCGCCTCCAGATGGAGACCCTTGAGAACAAGCTGGGCTATCTCGCGGCGAAGATTGGCAACGTGGACTACGTCATGATGGACGGAACGCTGACCGGCTCGCTCACAAGGCCGCCGGTGTATCCGGAGAGCGTGAAGGGACTGACGACAATAGAGAATGCCTTGGGACGGAAAACCCTGGAGGAGCTCATAGAGGAGTTCATTGGGATGCTCGATGAACACTACATAGAGCTTGAAGGGAAGCTTCGGGAAAAGGGGAAAATTAATGGCGGGGTCATTCTAGCTGACGAAAGGCTGAGCGAGTTTGAAGAGTTTTACAATTCTATGGAGGGGTACAGAGTAAGGGACTTTGCGGGAACCACCCCGAGGGGCCTCAAAATTTCTGGGAGAACCATAGATGAGTATCTGAAAGGCGAGCGGAGTGCCGAGGAGATATTTAGAGAGCTCTTAAGCGAGTACGGAGAAGAACGAGAGCTCAGCCTTGACGACGCCAGAAACGCCGTCCACGTCGTTCTCGGCTACCTGGAGTACCTGTATTCCCTGGAGAAGCTTCTGGGAAGTGGCCAGTTCGACCTCGTTTACGTAGCGAAGAGCTTCTACAACAGAAAACTGACCCAAAAGCTCGGCATAGACATCGTTGACGTACCATATCTCGATGCATACCTCAGGAAGACCTACGGTGAGGAAAGGGCGGGCTACTACGTAATAACCCAGGGAGGGAAGGCCATAAGCCACAGGATGCCCAAGGTTCTGAGGAAGCGGTTCCCCAAGGTCGAGCACTTCATAGAAAACGGCGTTCCAATGGCCTACATCCGCACCATGAAGGGCGGCGTCATATACCTCCTCCAGAGCAACAGAAAGATAGACGACGACTTGCTGGCCGAGATACTCTGGCACGAGAGGAACGGCTATTTCAGACCTCTCCAGAGGGCCCACGAGGGAGTGAAAATCGAGAAGAAGGCCTTCGAGGCCGAGCTGAAGGCACTGCTCAACATAATAAAGGCCGAAAGCCCCGAGCTGAGGGTGTTCCTGAAGTACGGGAGGAGCCCGCTGGAGTAA